The DNA segment AAAACCTATAACATCTGTTGCATTCCCCATTCTCTAGCAGCAGAGGTTACTCGTCATATCTTCCTGCGAACCTTTGTCGTAAAATCTGGTTCTGGTTTCCATCAGTTTAATTCATAGTTTTAGGCTTCATAACCTcaaggtctctctctctctctctctctctctctctctctctctctctctcactctctctctctctcaggcATCAGGGATAAGCTGGATTCAAGGGTTGAAGGTAATATCCCTTACAGTTACTGGGTGGATCATGAAAGGGTATCATGGAGCGGATTCATAAATTACTTCTCTTTAATATTGATTATAATGCAAGCAAAAAACTCCTCCACAAATAACGCAAGACATTTAATGGCACAGCCAAAACATTATATATCAGGTTTGATTTTGAGTAAGTAGAAGCAAGCATTGTTGGTGACCATGCTTTGTCTGGTTACTTTTATGAGAACTTTCCTGATATAAGCTTGGTCACCACAGCTGTGAAGAAGCATGTGACCTATATGTGTTATTGATAACGTTTACTGAAGCCTGAATTAGAGCGAATCCATTGCTCACACTGGAGTCAAAACAAAGGGGGGTCACATTTGATTTATAGAAACAACTACTGGAAAATATACGAGCCCATTGGCACCAGCAATCACTTTTTCGTATCCATCGTATGCAATCAATGTTTTCTGAACAGAAGCATACCCGGTAGGAGATGCTTGGAGTTTCCTTAATTATTTTTAAGAACAAATCGTGTACATAATTTTTGTCACCTGAACTGAAACATGGTCCTTTGTTAGTTGGTGGAAAACGGCTTATGACTGTTTCTCCCCGTCATTAGTCGCAGACTCTAATGTTTTGATCTTGATCTCCTACTCAGCCTTCCTCACCTGCATCAGTGACCTCTGATATGGGAATTCCTTTTTTCTCAGCCATGAATCCAAGAACGGAGAAGATGGCGAAGCCCGCATAGAAGCTAGTTCCTTCGCTCAGGAATGTAATGATGACAGCATCTCTGCAAGTAATTCTTCAGACATGCCACAtatcttctctctctctcccctgtatgtatgtatgtatgtatgtatgtatgtatgtatgtatgtatgtgtgtgtgtgtgtgcgtgtgtgtgcgtgtgtgtgtgtgtttgctgtttaactccacactcagcaatgttcccgCTTTAcaacggcgatctgtaaatagtttgttgacaatccagtgatcaacagcatgaacatcgatctgcgccattggaaTAAGATGACATgcgtccaccaagtcagcgttcctgaccacccgatcctattagtcCCCTCATAGGACAACCAAGAAGCCCAATACTGGGCACCACTTGGTATTgtgtataaatatcctatctttTGATATGCATGcatgaacatgaaaatatacttGAAAATAATGAATGGACATCACAATGTTCATCATGCGTAAGTCAAAAAGGACCCATTTacatttaaacaacaaagaagagTATAACTACACTAAAGATTCTTCTTTAATGTGTAGTTCAAAACTTCTACATAAATAATCTTCTTTTACAAGCTAAACATTTTTCCCAAGTACATATACCACTCTTCATACATTCTGAAAATTGTTTTGCAAACTGAACATGCTACATGTTACTTATGCAAACAGGATACCCATATTGTATAATAAATCATATAGTAACATACTATACATGAGGAAAACAGGTAAACCTAACCAGTAATAGCCAGCTAATGATGTCGTTGAGTATACCTGTAACAGTTGTTGGAGAATCGGTTGTAACTTGACATGGTGTGAAGGCCGCCCCAGGTGATGCCAAGAGAGTAGAAGATTTGCAACAATGCCTCCAGCCATACCTGAAAATAGATGTTTATTATGTCATCCTGAAGACAGACAAATTATGGAGAACTCACAACACTCATCATTCTCTTTCTACAGCTCAGTAGTCCTCCAATTCCAACCTTTGTCAATAATGTTCGATTTTAAGGTTCTGCATAATGTCTGTTCGAGGATGGTTGTCACAGCAAAGTCGTTAGAaatgatttcaaaatgttttcctaGCTGATGCATCGTTGTGAAATTGATGCTCAATGAAAGTACTTTTTAACTAATTTATGCCTTTCCACCACTCTCAAACTTGTGACACAGAGTTAGGAAACACTCATTTTCGTCACCCTTTTTCGATGGGCTCTGCTTCTAGTAAATATTTCCTGTGAATCAGGAAAGACGTTTGTTGCTTTTCATGACGTCGTAATCGTTTTGGGACGTCTGATGTCAACAAGATGACCTATGAGGAGTTATATGACCTGGAAGTCAGCAAGGCGACTGAAGTCTGGCTTGACGTAGAAAATGATCCCCTGTAGAGCCCCAGGTAACATCATGGCGCGAACGATGATCACTGTCAGGAGTATATAGGGCATGGGAGCCGTCACATACACCACCTGGAACAGGAACCAGTATCTCCAAAAGGAAATCTGACAGTGTCAGCTGCACCGACACTGAAGAGGAACACTTTccatggatagacaacttctttattccgaTAGATGCGATGGTCTTCTTGCCATAAAGAAATTGTCTATCTATAAAACGTTGCAgctatattgtagttcatttttGTAAAGCACCTGTAGGTGCCTTTCAAATGATACTTTAatagtttgaaaacataaacaaaatacataacacatttccaTACCATAGCTCCATACCATAACAATATCGCTACAGACGCAGATATAAAACATCTCATCAGGTGCGAGGAATTTTTCTTGTGGTAAGTGAATGTCTGCAGAGCAGCCCGTTTAATGAAAATACATTCTGATTCTGCAGGCCtataataaaggtaaaatacGTTTTAAATGTGATTAATATGATCATATTTGATTCGAACTTGCTGAACAAAACACACTCAGCTACTTCAAAtccatattttcaacattttacaATACTTGATACGTATGTATCTTTATATCTTTTCTCCACTGTCTGAATGGTGAACTATTTGTACCTGTGACCAAAATGATCAGAATTGTTTCTACCCATATATACAAGAAGCATTCTCCATCATTTGCACGCACCTTCCCAACAGATTTGACACCTTTTATCAGACAGAGAAAAATGAGGACCCATGCAACAAACAGAACGAGAACTAGATGCCATTGAAGACCACCCATGTCGTGTAGACCTGCGGAAACACGTAGCGTGTTGTACCTGCAACATcagcatgaaacaaaatgactatcAATGAAAGAAACCGTATCATGAAAATCCAATAACCTCCTCTCTGTGAATAATACTATTTCCCATTTGCGTATGGTCATCTTAGAGTAAACGTTATATTTGTTAAAAAGCAACTGTTCCTTACTGCCAGAACTCTTCCGCTGCTGATCTTGAAGCATTAGGAAAACCTCTGACGGGTGAACTGACATTCCTGGATGTTTGTGGAGTCCCACTGATGTTGTAGACAACACTGGAGTTGCCTGTCGTCACGTTGCCGAGGTCCTGGGTCGAGTCCAGTGTGGTACATGCAGGTGTGTTCCACCAGTTGGTGCAGGTGGTCCAGGGCAGGACAGGGTAGAAGGACATGACCAGGTAGTATAGAACCCAGGCAATGATCACATTGAAGTAGAATGAAAAGAAGTAGGATATTATGCTCATCGCATAACCAATGCCTGAGGAaaggagtgtgtgagtgagtttagttttacggcgctctcagtgatattctagttaacAGCGACGGCCTGTACCTGATCgatcctggaccagacaatccaataatcaaacagcatcgatctacgcaactgggatacgatgacatgtgtcaaccaagtcagcgatcctcaccacctgatccggtttgtggcctcttacgacaagcatgggttgctgaagatcaattctaaccttgatcttcaaGCGTGCCTGAGGAATGGGTGTGTTGGATAATATGTTATACATCGCGACACACGTGTATTACATAGTGGTATAACTGCATAGCGATGAGAAGAGGATTTACGCCATCACTTTGGTAAATAGCGGCTGTGCGcaatacaaccactaacaataatgaccagtcaAAACTAGCTGATGTTATATACTTCAATTAATGCCGACTTACGTGCCGCTGTCATCTGACAGTAACACGTGTATGAAGCTCTAAAGTACATCACCTTTAAAAAGGGGGCAAATGCTCCACACATGCATGGCACCACGTCCAGTGAACTGACCAATGGACACCTCCAGGAAGAACAGTGGCAGGCCAACCAGGACAAGGCAGATCAAATAGGGAATCAGGAACGCTCCTGGTCAGATGAAAATATACTTCCGGTAAAAACTTCAGACTCACCGTCGTAAATATAACCAATTACTTCGGGCAAGTGTTCTAaactacattttgcaaaatattccatactgttaagAAGTATATGAACTAATGTATTGTGAAGCGAAATTGTGACGTTGATACGGATATtatcatgagttcaataaatgaaacTATACACCGAAACGCAGCTTCTCACATCAACGATATTAGCACAATGTTTTTATTTGATGTATGACCTTTATGtatttcatctgcataaggtttgcagtgctatgctatgctatgctatgctatgctatgctatgctatgctatgctatgctatgctatgctatgccgCCGTTCAACAGCTCAAGGGCGCTATATTTTTctctcgatcattggatgtccatcagaaCGGCACATAGTATTTTTAATCTCAACTcactggggatcatacaactcttccaggcgttaatgtggctttcccttacgtacgaggtacccattcacagctgggtggagtGGGACAGATTGTCACAGTACTtcgtccatgtttactgcacgttactgtacccgcaactaggtgtttgcatgcattcgtgtggccaccatctggtcatctaacAATGGATTCGTAGTTTAAGTGcatagggttgtgtactgcacactaggagTTGAaatactgaaagagtctgcactcAAAGTTGACTGCAAGGTTTTTCACACCCGGTTACACGTGGGCTTGATCCCTGCTCTTCCTAGCTCGATCGAGTAATtagtagcctggcgccttagacagccTCGAGCACAGCGCCCCCGGCtagttcccccaagttagtgggGAAATCCCTCTCCGTGGTAACCATATACGTGATGGAAAGTATATCAACATGTGTAAGCGAATAAGGTTTGTTATCTCTAACAATTGGACACTATTtcactgggcctagattttagaAGCTCTCTCACCGCAAGCTAATcgcaagttaatgttaatgtatggcacttacgactatctttgaGCTAAGAGACCTTCGAAAATTTAGCTCCAACAACCACACCACTATTGACCAAGCTTCATAAACCCGCACTTACAATATAATCAAGATCGTACAGATGACCCTGCGTTTTGAGATATTTTTTGAAGATTGATTGATTTTGTGCAGTTCATCAGGACATGTATTAGGACAACCAGGATTTCAATATCTGTACCAAAATGACTACTtatgcagagatgccaaccccaaagtgttgcaaatagtagtttcaacgtTCGAAATTAGTAGTTTGATCATAAATttagtagtcaactaaataaacaaaatcatgatggattctgagaaacaAATTAGTGATATTACGGTCACGTAGCTAAATTATTTCcgctaaactaaactaaatgtgtcaaatcgcaAAGGTATTCAAATCAGCTTCGCTAAAATTACGTTTGTTGTTTGACCAGGAGCGTTAATttgtcattaaatatgatgaatggaaggtacgTGAAGTCCGAAAGTGTATTTCATCGTTGAAAATATACGTTTTTGCCTATATATccgaattttaatgcattttattcaaatttcgtaCGATTTCTAGTTTAATCGTATTGGCGTATTTTGAAGTTAAAGCGACTACGATACAAtcgtagaggttggcatctctgcttaTATAAAGCATATTAACATTATCCATGTGGCCAGTTTATGACAACTCACAGACAAACAACTCTACATATAATGTTACATGACTTCAGTTACATAACTGACACATTCTGTGGATTGGGATCATATATCTTGTTTTGCCCTTGTGACAAATgcaaattggcacggctcctcCTAAGCTAGAGAGCGGAAGGTTGCGGGTTCGATCCGcggccgcgtcataccaaaacaCGTAGTACGttttggtccctgcctggcgctcggcattaatgggtacattGAGGACTGGTCGGCGCGGAGTGAATATACTTTGTCTGATtgaggtattcatgcttaactgcgccGTGAGCAGTGATCTCAGTGAGCTGCCGCTATAAACCAGCTTCAGTCTGGACTAGTACAAACAGTCACACAAACCCAAGCATTCGCGTCTTCAGCTTcaatgaaatattcttaagtacgaCGTTAAACTCCATTTTATATCATCTCCTGAGCTATCTTTATTCAGTGCAATTCAGTAAATGGTCAACTTAAtataagtactagaatctgtaatCTAATGTTTCTAGACtgagtattattattataatttttTATATAAGAAAATCTCACGTATATAgtttctgaaaagaaaacattgtaATCAATAGGTTTGACTCACAATTCGTAGTCCTAACCGATTGTTGTTTGTGAACATCAACCTATATTGCAGTTCATCCATATCGACCTGTTTTATGGTACAGTACTTTGAAACTTTTGTCCTTCCATGTATTAAGATTGTTTTCCTGACAGTAAACGTTTAACACTGATTCCGTTAGTTGTCTGTGTGTTTTGCCCTTGAGTATACATGTAATCCAAAAGATTGATACAAACCCCCTGTAACTGTAACAAAAAAGGATATATTTATGGACTCAGAATTATCAAAATACACGACTGAAGCATTTTGTTACGACTATATTATTCATCGTTAACGGATACACACGTACATTTTTACCAACGAGATCTCTCAGTCAGTGACCGATGATTGTTTCAGGTTAACAAGTGGAGCATATACTTCCCGTGGACATATTTTGACCTAAATCAGCAACAGCCATACAATGTGAATCAGCGACTGTATGGGTATTTCTCTCAGGGGTTCATGTGTGGTATATGCAGTATGATAGGTCATGCCTTAAATGATGGTACTGACTGATAACGTACTACAGAAGGATCGCATATAGAAATAGTGTTTGCACAGATGCTTCAATTTTATAGGGTATGTGGGtgcaatgtttctttttctACTCACAGACAAAAGACATAAAGCATTATCCATTATGCTATTCAGATTATGTCACAAGTACGCGTTTACGTTCGGGGGACGATCCTATTGGTGTCATCTAtcgcaaacacacgcaaaggcagATCAAGGTCTCCAATAAGGGAATTTGGTGCGCTTGGTTATTCTTTTTAGGTTAAAGTGTGAAAGAAATATTACGTTACGCCTTTGACGTCATACATGGACTACCTTGATCGTAGATTTTtgtaataatattttattaatttttcaaattcataATGATTAAAATATGAGTAATAATATTCTTACCTCCACCATTTCTGTTACAGAAGTAGGGAAATCTCCACAGATTGCCATAACCAACACAATACCCCACTAAGGATAGAAAGAAATCCATTTGTCGCGACCACTTGTCCCTTCCGCTTCCGCTGACGCTGACCATGTCGCTAGAGTCGTTGCGGCTGTTGACGTTGGTGTCCGTCATGGCGATCTCCCCATTCCGCGTCTCATCCATTGTGCTGGTTGTACGGTCTGAGACCCTGACTTGATAACATTCCAAATTATTCACCTACATGGATAGAGGTAAGTATGTCATATCCTGTATTTGAAACACTATGTAGTTCAACATGACAGTCCAGTAAACCCAAGGATATTAGATCTTTTTCTTCCTTTAGGACCATTTTCATGAACTCCTGATACAGTTACTGTTTTTCAATAATCTATTCTGTCCCCATATTTTtttgcccgtgaagatccgtgttagaactgatcttcagcaacctacggttgtcgttagaggcgactgacggaattgaatgatcaggctcgctggcttgattgacacatacCATTGACATTGATTGATGCTCGTAATGAAAatcacttgattttctggtccaggctcgattacttACGGACCGTCTCCATATGGCTATGATATTGCTtggtgcggtgtaaaactaaactcactcacccctaaACTTTGTCCTTTACGTCTAGTAAAGATGGTTATTCTCCAGCTGTGGTGTACATGCTGTTCATAATatatctgaaatgaaaataaatctgGGTTCATATGACATACTTTCACATTATATCCAGAAGGTCCACATACTGTGAATGTGACCCAATTGTAACATGACACGTTCAGTCATGGCAGTGAATTTCTTCCTCTAATTTTTGCACGTTCAGTATGAGACTACCGGGCAGCTTCATTCCAGGCCTGCCATTGCATAGCATTTAATAACAATTCTTTCTGGCGAattttaaacttccaatcactggtgagtgagtgagttccgtttttacgccgcactcagcaatattccagctatatggtggcggtctgttagTAATCGAGTACTcgccagacaatcctgtgatcaacagcatgaacatcggtctgaaccacccgatcccgttagtcgcctcttacgagaagcacagtcactttttatggcaagcatgggttgctgaaggcctattctaccccggaccttcacggatctctAATCACTAATCTAAAGTGGACGGAAAGGGAGTGATATGAGAAGGCCTATTTGTATGGTGTTGAATAATTTCGTAACTTATGGAGAAAGTGCACGAGTTGGGTGTAAGTCAGTTTAGGCAAtacagcatatatatatagccCTGGGACATACAGCCGGGTCGTCGTTTGAGTGaacgatcgctttaaccacaaggctgtcCTATCTCCCCTAAATTATACATCACAATCTGTGGAAATCGTCATGAAGCTGTTCATATGAAAGAATTTTGTTCTAAAGATTGCAAAAGCGATAGTGTGCCCTAAAGGCTGTGAGTGAAtgcgtttgctttcaaaacgcTTTTTCTCGTCCTTCCCTTTGTCACAGATCCTCCACTATACAGAGATTGTTGTCTGTTTATagaaagggacgtaactcttaATCCAAAGAGACATAACTCTTAAtccaaagggacgtaactctctatccattttctttcttttcaagTCTTCTCAGCAACAGAGTTAGCATAACAATCGGTAAAAGTTTTGTCGTAACAATGAGAGTGCAAACATACTTTCTTGAAACTAAGAGTGGTATCGTAAGATGTATTTTACGTGTTACGGTATCTTAAATTTACGAACACTTCATGAAACAGTCGCCACATTAGTAACATCagttgctcatcacactgattGTATCGGTCAGAAGTCCAGATTAACTATGAGCAGCCAGGGATGCTCTTGAACCTAGCTCAATTCAACGTAAACACATTTCACGTAGTTATCCGCTGAAAAAAAACGGATTCGCCCTAGCTGATTTTGATCCTAGGTTTGAGAAATACGACCTGTGAATGCACAATACCATTTATGACTAATGCCCTTACTTTTCGGGTTCACGATAGAAGATAGTGCATCGCCTTCTGAAGTGGAACCTGTTCGTGGTCGTACCGTTGAGTCTATCGCATGTCTTTGTCTAGGTTTGGGAGTTAGGATTATCGTAGCCTTAAAGCGGTTTAAGGTATCTGGGTCTATATTGTCGAAGCTATCCTAGAACTAAGACAGTCGTACGTTAATGTTAGTGCATGGCATATAAGACTATCTCAGCGATAAGAAAGCTTCGAAATTCTAAGCCCTGGGCCCGCTCCTCATAgcaatcgtagcgctaagagagaTCGTAACTTCCATGCTTCAACGTAGACTTACGACAGCGTTACGATCGCTTTGAGAAAGGGACTCTGGGCCTAgaatttcgaagctctcttagagctaagttagtcgtaagtgccatacatgaaCACTGACTTACAACCGTCgttgcgctaagagagcttcgaaaatataggcccagGGCCTAGAATTTCGGAGCTCTCGTATCGCTGAGATAGTCGTACGTGTCATGCgctaacattaacttacgactatcttagcgctaagagagtttcaAAAGTCTAGTCCCTGTGCCCTACATTTTCCTCACAATATTCTGAAATACACTCATCACTGCACTTCACACTTGTTTCAGAGTTTACTTAAATATACCGTTATAGCATGATGTTGGGATATGCTAACTAGCCTGTTGAAATCACCATCgaaatatttctgatgttccctcgctgtgatattactggaatattgcttaaaatgaGGTTCCAAAGATTGGAACATAACAGCATACACTGTTGGACCCCAACTAAGAATACGCACCAAGCATGGTATTACCTTAATCTGATACTAGCCCGGATGGTAATTGGCAATAGTCTTACCAGTCTCAGTTTTCCAAACGAGGTGAAGATCAATATATGGTAATCAGAAGATCATGTGGTCTGACGACAAATAGAAGACATACTGCCAACCATCGGGACCTATCCTCCCTCGGAAGCTGGTCGTGG comes from the Haliotis asinina isolate JCU_RB_2024 chromosome 12, JCU_Hal_asi_v2, whole genome shotgun sequence genome and includes:
- the LOC137258447 gene encoding sodium- and chloride-dependent creatine transporter 1-like — translated: MDETRNGEIAMTDTNVNSRNDSSDMVSVSGSGRDKWSRQMDFFLSLVGYCVGYGNLWRFPYFCNRNGGGAFLIPYLICLVLVGLPLFFLEVSIGQFTGRGAMHVWSICPLFKGIGYAMSIISYFFSFYFNVIIAWVLYYLVMSFYPVLPWTTCTNWWNTPACTTLDSTQDLGNVTTGNSSVVYNISGTPQTSRNVSSPVRGFPNASRSAAEEFWQYNTLRVSAGLHDMGGLQWHLVLVLFVAWVLIFLCLIKGVKSVGKVVYVTAPMPYILLTVIIVRAMMLPGALQGIIFYVKPDFSRLADFQVWLEALLQIFYSLGITWGGLHTMSSYNRFSNNCYRDAVIITFLSEGTSFYAGFAIFSVLGFMAEKKGIPISEVTDAGPGLGFVTYPEALAELPFPQVWCVIFFVMLVTVGADSEFCALETTVTAIIDTFPKRLQRRRSWVTALVCGFSFIVGLVLTTRGGIYVYMLIDWYMASFSTMLIGIIECLIIGWIYGADLFSSDIALMLGRRPPIYIKTLWCFLTPALLVVCFVLTVVQYDVPSYNDYVYPTYGIAIGLFIGLVSIVPVPICMMNEIAKAKGTFLDRLRTCLKPDTTWGPSSIRHRSEYSIHRRSNWRNCFRLHKW